A stretch of Halococcus sediminicola DNA encodes these proteins:
- a CDS encoding 3-hydroxyacyl-CoA dehydrogenase/enoyl-CoA hydratase family protein, whose translation MNVEDIETIAVLGAGNMGHGIAEVAALAGYEVRLRDINEELVENGYDQLEWSVGKLEEKGQLSEEEAEAALDRVTPLVDLEDTVSGTDFIIEVVPEKMDIKQDVYGEVEQYAPEDALFATNTSSLSITDLAEVTERPGQFCGMHFFNPPVRMQLVEVISGEHTADETLDTVEALAEEFGKTPVRVRKDSPGFIVNRVLVPLMNEAAWLVEDDVATMGEVDSTTKFDMGLPMGSFELADQVGIDVGYHVLEYMHETLGDAYEPCPLLESKVESEELGKKTGKGFYDYENGDGADIPTDAGSEGIESRLLAVMANEVAKLVGNDVAPAGDIDEAVMLGAGFPEGPAKLADGAGLDSLHETLDELHEETGAARYEPADYLEERAGEGFYEQREDEDGMEFESIRIEHPGDMVGRIVIDRPHRMNTINEGILDELDRAIDVLEDDDAVRAVLIVGAGDDAFSAGADVQSMAASADPLDGIDLSQKGKETFGKLEECSMPVVAGIDGYCLGGGMELAMCADLRVASERSSFGQPELNLGLLPGWGGTQRLQHIVGEGRAKEIILTADRYDAAEIAEYGFLTEVVENGEFEDSAHELAADLAGGPPIAQKLTKRAMLRGWEDTEAGLEIESQAFGHLLNTEDLMEGVTAFMGDSDPEFEGK comes from the coding sequence ATGAACGTCGAGGATATCGAGACTATCGCGGTGCTCGGAGCCGGGAACATGGGCCACGGCATCGCCGAAGTTGCCGCGCTCGCGGGCTACGAGGTCCGCCTGCGCGACATCAACGAGGAGTTAGTTGAAAACGGCTACGACCAGCTCGAATGGAGCGTCGGCAAGCTCGAAGAGAAGGGCCAGTTGAGCGAGGAGGAGGCCGAGGCGGCCCTCGACCGCGTGACGCCGCTGGTCGACCTCGAAGACACAGTATCAGGAACCGACTTCATCATCGAGGTCGTGCCCGAGAAGATGGACATCAAACAGGACGTCTACGGCGAGGTCGAGCAGTACGCGCCCGAGGACGCCCTCTTCGCGACGAACACCTCCTCGCTGTCGATCACGGATCTCGCGGAGGTCACCGAACGGCCCGGTCAGTTCTGCGGGATGCACTTCTTCAATCCACCCGTCAGAATGCAACTGGTCGAGGTCATCTCGGGCGAACACACCGCCGACGAGACGCTCGACACCGTCGAGGCGCTCGCCGAGGAGTTCGGCAAGACCCCTGTCCGCGTGCGTAAGGACAGCCCGGGCTTCATCGTCAACAGAGTGCTCGTCCCGTTGATGAACGAGGCGGCGTGGCTCGTCGAGGATGACGTGGCGACGATGGGCGAGGTCGACAGCACCACCAAGTTCGACATGGGGCTGCCGATGGGGAGTTTCGAACTCGCCGATCAGGTGGGTATCGACGTCGGCTATCACGTGCTCGAATACATGCACGAGACCTTGGGCGATGCCTACGAGCCGTGTCCGCTGCTCGAATCGAAGGTCGAAAGCGAAGAACTGGGTAAGAAAACCGGGAAAGGATTCTACGACTACGAGAACGGCGATGGCGCGGACATCCCAACCGACGCCGGCAGTGAGGGGATCGAATCACGACTGCTGGCCGTGATGGCCAACGAGGTCGCCAAACTCGTCGGCAACGACGTCGCGCCCGCAGGCGACATCGACGAGGCGGTCATGCTCGGCGCTGGTTTCCCCGAAGGGCCAGCGAAACTGGCGGATGGCGCGGGTCTCGACTCGCTCCACGAGACCCTCGACGAACTCCACGAGGAGACCGGTGCGGCGCGCTACGAACCCGCCGACTACCTCGAAGAGCGCGCCGGCGAGGGGTTCTACGAGCAGCGCGAGGACGAGGACGGGATGGAGTTCGAGAGCATCCGTATCGAGCATCCGGGCGACATGGTGGGCAGAATCGTTATCGATCGACCCCACCGGATGAACACCATCAACGAGGGAATTCTCGACGAACTCGACAGGGCCATCGACGTTCTCGAAGACGACGATGCCGTGCGTGCGGTGCTGATCGTCGGCGCTGGCGACGACGCCTTCTCGGCGGGGGCAGACGTCCAGTCGATGGCGGCGAGCGCCGACCCGCTCGATGGCATCGACCTCTCGCAGAAAGGCAAGGAGACCTTCGGCAAACTCGAAGAGTGTTCGATGCCGGTCGTCGCGGGTATCGACGGCTACTGCCTCGGCGGCGGGATGGAACTGGCGATGTGTGCCGATCTGCGCGTCGCCTCCGAGCGCTCGTCGTTCGGCCAGCCCGAACTGAATCTGGGGCTGCTTCCGGGCTGGGGCGGTACCCAGCGCCTTCAGCACATCGTCGGCGAGGGCCGTGCGAAGGAGATCATCCTCACCGCCGACCGCTACGACGCCGCCGAGATCGCCGAGTACGGCTTCCTCACCGAAGTCGTCGAGAACGGCGAGTTTGAGGACAGCGCTCACGAACTGGCTGCCGACCTCGCCGGCGGGCCGCCCATCGCCCAGAAACTCACCAAGCGCGCGATGCTCCGCGGCTGGGAGGACACTGAGGCCGGTCTCGAAATCGAATCGCAGGCCTTCGGGCACCTGCTCAACACCGAGGACCTGATGGAGGGCGTCACGGCGTTCATGGGCGATTCCGACCCCGAATTCGAGGGTAAGTGA
- a CDS encoding aminotransferase class III-fold pyridoxal phosphate-dependent enzyme yields the protein MDRDTAEPRVGELPGARASEWVERQQAVAAPSTYVYDFVWDPTAPAEGPFCTDADGNTLLDFTCHVGAAPLGYNNPKITEPMAAFDLVDPLKTAGHDFYVGPGSPENPDFPGPAGLMERLTDLTSEYDMDRVFLSNSGAEAVENAIKICYDGGGSYGITFQGAFHGRTLGALSLNRSKSVYRRDFPEISGIHDVPFCSERTCDAGSCSCGFFTGEGSQLRRMLGEEGSVAPEEVAYLIMEPIQGEGGYRFPSDAFMEEVADVCAEHDITLVADEIQAGMGRTGEWWGADHYPIEPDVITAAKGLRVGATISRSDVFPEEKGRISSTWGAGDVIASMQGALTIDAIEEYDLMDNAVARGRQFKEHLRDDAPEPVVDVRGKGLMLAVEFDTPETRDAVLENAFESGLLTLACGQKTIRILPPLDVTEREIDLGASMLLDAIE from the coding sequence ATGGATCGGGATACCGCCGAGCCTCGCGTCGGCGAGCTACCGGGAGCGCGCGCCAGCGAGTGGGTCGAGCGCCAGCAGGCCGTCGCCGCGCCGAGCACCTACGTCTACGATTTCGTCTGGGACCCGACCGCACCCGCGGAGGGACCGTTCTGTACCGATGCCGACGGCAACACGCTCCTCGATTTCACATGTCACGTCGGGGCCGCGCCACTGGGCTACAACAACCCGAAGATCACCGAGCCGATGGCCGCCTTCGACCTCGTGGACCCGCTGAAGACCGCCGGCCACGACTTCTACGTGGGACCCGGCTCGCCCGAAAACCCCGACTTCCCGGGGCCGGCGGGGCTGATGGAGCGGCTCACGGACCTGACCAGCGAATACGACATGGATCGGGTCTTCCTCTCGAATTCGGGTGCTGAAGCGGTCGAGAATGCCATCAAGATCTGCTATGACGGCGGCGGCTCCTACGGCATCACCTTCCAGGGAGCTTTCCACGGTCGCACGCTCGGCGCACTCTCATTGAATCGCTCGAAATCGGTCTACCGGCGTGACTTTCCCGAGATTTCCGGGATTCACGACGTGCCCTTCTGCAGCGAGCGAACCTGTGACGCCGGGAGCTGTTCGTGTGGCTTCTTCACCGGTGAGGGATCACAGCTTCGGCGGATGCTGGGAGAGGAGGGATCGGTCGCGCCCGAGGAGGTCGCCTACCTCATTATGGAGCCGATTCAGGGCGAGGGCGGCTATCGGTTCCCGAGCGATGCGTTCATGGAGGAGGTCGCGGACGTCTGCGCCGAACACGACATCACGTTAGTCGCCGACGAGATCCAGGCCGGAATGGGGCGCACGGGCGAGTGGTGGGGGGCCGATCACTACCCAATCGAGCCGGATGTGATTACCGCCGCGAAGGGCCTGCGGGTGGGCGCGACGATTTCGCGCTCGGACGTCTTCCCCGAGGAGAAGGGCCGCATCTCCTCGACGTGGGGCGCGGGCGACGTCATCGCCTCGATGCAGGGTGCGCTCACCATCGACGCCATCGAGGAGTACGACCTGATGGACAACGCCGTCGCGCGCGGTCGCCAGTTCAAAGAGCACTTGCGCGACGACGCCCCCGAACCGGTCGTCGACGTGCGCGGGAAAGGGCTGATGCTCGCCGTCGAGTTCGATACCCCAGAGACCCGCGATGCGGTCCTCGAAAACGCCTTCGAGAGCGGGCTGCTCACGCTCGCCTGCGGACAGAAGACGATTCGAATCCTCCCGCCGCTCGACGTCACCGAGCGCGAGATCGACCTCGGTGCGAGCATGCTGCTCGACGCCATCGAGTGA
- a CDS encoding PadR family transcriptional regulator, whose amino-acid sequence MYDLTGFQRDLLYAIAGKEEPHGLAIKDELEEYYETEIHHGRLYPNLDTLVDKGLVEKGQIDRRTNYYKITRRGQREIDARREWESQYVDV is encoded by the coding sequence ATGTACGACTTGACAGGATTTCAGCGCGACCTGCTGTACGCCATCGCGGGCAAAGAAGAGCCACACGGCTTGGCGATAAAGGACGAGCTCGAGGAGTACTACGAGACCGAAATCCATCACGGACGGCTGTATCCGAACCTCGACACGCTCGTCGACAAGGGGCTGGTCGAGAAAGGTCAGATCGACAGACGGACGAACTACTACAAGATCACCCGCCGAGGTCAGCGCGAGATCGACGCTCGCCGCGAGTGGGAGTCGCAATACGTCGACGTCTGA
- a CDS encoding DUF1028 domain-containing protein yields MPRPSTFSIVARDPERDAVGIAVQSKFVSVGSVVPFASADAGAIATQSFANVAYGPDGLDLLREGHSAEEVVKELTDADDQSAERQVGVVGRDGSVAAFTGDDCFEFAGDIQGENYTVQGNILENPETLSAMADTYESTAGGLPEKLIAALHAGNEAGGDARGEQSAALYVVKPEGGYDGANDRWIDVRVDDHDHPIDELERVFRIYDVTLLEREPPDEVRALDGETAEEVTAALGKAGFHEGTTSEFGEDERASLSDFRGANNFENHAIDVLEDALVRGWDDAEGTGETRLVNAIWHGISGRERA; encoded by the coding sequence ATGCCACGCCCGAGCACGTTCTCCATCGTCGCGCGCGACCCAGAACGGGACGCGGTCGGCATCGCCGTCCAGTCGAAGTTCGTTAGCGTCGGTTCGGTGGTCCCCTTCGCCAGCGCCGACGCGGGCGCAATCGCCACCCAGAGCTTTGCGAACGTCGCTTACGGACCTGACGGGTTGGACCTGCTCCGTGAGGGCCACTCGGCCGAGGAGGTCGTCAAGGAACTTACCGATGCTGACGACCAGTCAGCGGAGCGCCAGGTCGGGGTCGTCGGGCGGGATGGATCGGTCGCGGCGTTCACCGGCGACGATTGCTTCGAGTTCGCCGGCGACATCCAGGGCGAGAACTACACTGTGCAGGGCAACATCCTCGAAAACCCGGAGACGCTTTCGGCGATGGCCGACACCTACGAATCGACGGCGGGTGGGCTCCCGGAGAAACTCATCGCCGCGCTTCATGCGGGCAACGAGGCCGGCGGCGACGCCCGCGGCGAGCAGTCGGCGGCGCTCTACGTCGTCAAGCCGGAGGGTGGCTACGACGGGGCCAACGACCGCTGGATAGACGTCCGCGTCGACGACCACGACCACCCGATCGACGAACTCGAACGGGTCTTCCGTATCTACGACGTGACCCTGCTCGAACGCGAACCGCCCGACGAAGTTCGGGCACTCGACGGCGAAACCGCCGAGGAAGTCACGGCCGCGCTCGGCAAGGCTGGATTTCACGAGGGAACGACGAGCGAGTTCGGCGAGGACGAGCGCGCATCGCTGTCGGACTTTCGGGGTGCGAACAACTTCGAGAACCACGCTATCGACGTGTTGGAGGACGCGCTCGTCCGTGGGTGGGACGACGCGGAAGGAACGGGTGAAACACGACTCGTGAACGCCATCTGGCACGGAATTTCCGGCCGCGAGCGCGCGTAA
- a CDS encoding DUF7528 family protein: MERPTHRQDFEGRTIHQDVCHGVPTLLIGKFSGDEVSVRVESDAVVVSLGGRSHELNKREAASLRRALGETLTERREFVHTIGTHRSDGSYAVARRGADSAGHRKVFERFAELWELYESLPEKFTAADVEQSGLTGSRRHLVVRHLVEHPDFPCALVARQPLTAAKDHQR, encoded by the coding sequence ATGGAGCGGCCCACTCACCGACAGGATTTTGAGGGACGAACGATACATCAGGACGTATGTCACGGAGTCCCCACGCTCCTGATCGGGAAATTCTCCGGCGATGAAGTATCGGTCCGTGTCGAAAGCGACGCAGTCGTCGTCTCGCTCGGTGGGCGCTCCCACGAGTTGAACAAGCGAGAGGCTGCCTCGCTGCGACGCGCGCTCGGCGAAACGCTCACCGAGCGCCGTGAATTCGTCCACACCATCGGCACGCACCGTTCTGACGGTTCGTACGCCGTCGCGCGTCGAGGCGCCGATTCGGCCGGCCACCGCAAGGTCTTCGAGCGTTTTGCTGAACTGTGGGAACTGTACGAATCACTACCTGAGAAATTCACCGCCGCCGACGTCGAGCAGTCGGGTCTCACTGGAAGTCGGCGACACCTCGTGGTGCGCCATCTCGTCGAACATCCCGACTTTCCCTGTGCGCTCGTCGCGCGCCAACCGTTGACTGCCGCGAAGGATCACCAGAGATAG
- a CDS encoding DUF7117 family protein — protein MRIRGERECKDCGTRWSYYETGTPSCPDCGSLRSVGVGERTQHTAGTAALDLSPARNHLGDGEGGLRAAAERAAEDCQAFARQHGFIHSGDLAPLDNVYVGALELRSVADELARAMRTSDAEERYFLALLGGVDDGERPAPAEVPESLRAARGLAAAKAVEEYRSDASAYLDDHPDSEARAAFGTLSEHRKRIEALDGDVSPATADRLVRVARELGTYLRDGDENALVTARDRLS, from the coding sequence ATGCGCATCCGTGGCGAACGCGAGTGCAAGGACTGCGGCACGCGGTGGTCGTACTACGAGACGGGAACGCCGAGCTGTCCGGACTGTGGCAGCCTGCGCAGCGTCGGCGTCGGCGAGCGCACCCAGCACACCGCGGGCACGGCGGCGCTCGACCTCTCGCCGGCGCGCAACCATCTCGGTGACGGAGAGGGGGGGCTGCGCGCCGCGGCCGAGCGCGCCGCCGAGGACTGCCAGGCGTTCGCTCGCCAGCACGGCTTCATCCATTCGGGCGACCTCGCGCCGCTCGACAACGTCTATGTGGGAGCGCTCGAACTTCGCTCGGTCGCCGACGAACTCGCGCGCGCGATGCGGACGAGCGACGCCGAAGAGAGGTACTTTCTCGCGCTGCTCGGCGGCGTCGACGACGGCGAACGCCCCGCGCCGGCGGAGGTTCCGGAATCACTCCGAGCGGCCCGTGGACTGGCCGCGGCGAAGGCCGTCGAGGAGTACCGCAGCGACGCGAGCGCGTATCTCGACGACCATCCCGACAGCGAGGCGCGGGCGGCGTTCGGCACGCTTTCCGAACACCGAAAGCGCATCGAGGCACTCGACGGCGACGTCTCGCCCGCGACCGCCGACCGACTCGTCCGCGTCGCGCGCGAACTGGGGACCTATCTCCGCGATGGTGACGAGAACGCGCTCGTGACCGCCCGCGACCGCCTCTCGTGA
- a CDS encoding TIGR03557 family F420-dependent LLM class oxidoreductase gives MTDIGYTLSTEEFGPNELVSQAKRAEEAGFDFLSSSDHYHPWVSAQGEAPFVWSVLGGVAEATDDIDVGVGVNCPIMRIHPAVVAHATATAGAMLDGRFFFGVGTGERLNEHVLGDHWPPHAVRLDMLEEAIEVIRKLWAGGQTSHYGEHYTVENARLFTLPDELPPIVVSAFGERTANAAGELGDGFWTVGPRGNLLDEYESAGGSSPAYCQLHACHADSEQEAVETVHEVWPNSGLPGELGSQLPTPTHFEQATQMVTKEDIREGSIITQPDPDEHIDSIQQAIDAGYDHVYTHQIGDDQGALIDLYENEILPSFE, from the coding sequence ATGACCGATATCGGCTACACGCTCTCGACCGAGGAGTTCGGCCCGAACGAACTCGTCTCGCAGGCCAAGCGCGCCGAGGAGGCGGGCTTCGACTTCCTGTCGAGTTCCGACCACTACCACCCGTGGGTGAGCGCGCAGGGTGAGGCTCCGTTCGTCTGGAGCGTGCTCGGCGGCGTCGCCGAGGCCACCGACGACATCGACGTCGGCGTGGGGGTCAACTGTCCCATCATGCGCATCCATCCCGCCGTGGTGGCCCACGCGACCGCCACGGCTGGCGCGATGCTCGACGGGCGCTTTTTCTTCGGCGTCGGCACCGGCGAGCGCCTGAACGAACACGTACTGGGAGACCACTGGCCACCCCACGCCGTCCGCCTCGACATGCTCGAAGAGGCGATCGAGGTCATCCGCAAGCTCTGGGCGGGCGGCCAGACGAGCCACTACGGCGAGCACTACACCGTCGAGAACGCCCGCCTGTTCACCCTACCCGATGAACTCCCACCAATCGTGGTCTCGGCGTTCGGCGAGCGCACCGCGAACGCCGCAGGCGAACTCGGCGACGGGTTCTGGACGGTCGGCCCGCGGGGCAACCTCCTCGACGAATACGAGAGCGCGGGTGGCTCCAGCCCGGCGTACTGCCAGCTCCACGCCTGCCACGCAGACAGCGAACAGGAGGCCGTCGAAACCGTTCACGAGGTGTGGCCGAACTCCGGGCTACCGGGCGAACTCGGCTCACAGCTTCCCACGCCAACCCACTTCGAGCAGGCCACCCAGATGGTCACGAAGGAGGACATCCGCGAGGGGTCGATAATCACCCAACCGGACCCCGACGAGCACATCGACAGCATCCAGCAGGCCATCGACGCCGGCTACGACCACGTCTACACCCACCAGATCGGCGACGACCAGGGGGCGCTCATCGACCTCTACGAGAACGAAATCCTGCCGAGCTTCGAGTGA
- a CDS encoding NUDIX hydrolase, translating to MSRAVDPAPEMLASRYENVLWAKNTFEVDSAALESVRARAGRGWGVGALAIADERVLLVQQGDQWLLPGGMLEASETPAAGAAREVREETGIDVRIDGLAAIAEQTFTDGRESFVFRFAAFDATPERTDVAADPGLADEPIDDVAWHGSLPENAYDRDLYARLLDRDAQ from the coding sequence GTGAGTCGAGCCGTGGACCCTGCTCCCGAGATGCTTGCTTCCCGGTATGAAAACGTGCTGTGGGCCAAGAACACGTTCGAAGTGGATTCCGCGGCGCTCGAATCGGTGCGCGCCCGCGCGGGTCGTGGCTGGGGCGTCGGTGCGCTTGCCATCGCCGACGAACGGGTGTTGCTCGTCCAGCAAGGCGACCAATGGCTCCTCCCCGGTGGGATGCTCGAAGCGAGCGAGACGCCTGCGGCCGGCGCTGCCCGCGAAGTCCGCGAGGAGACCGGTATCGACGTGCGTATCGACGGGCTTGCAGCCATCGCCGAACAGACGTTCACCGATGGACGGGAATCGTTCGTCTTTCGTTTCGCGGCCTTCGACGCAACTCCCGAACGCACTGACGTCGCCGCCGACCCCGGTCTGGCGGACGAACCCATCGACGACGTCGCGTGGCACGGGTCGCTTCCCGAGAACGCCTACGACCGCGACCTGTACGCCCGCTTGCTCGACCGGGACGCGCAGTAG
- a CDS encoding bifunctional methylenetetrahydrofolate dehydrogenase/methenyltetrahydrofolate cyclohydrolase translates to MTNVIDGDAVADGIRTDLEECIDTLEDAGVTPGLATVLVGDDPASETYVSMKQRDCEEVGMNGVHVELDGDAAPEELYDTIADLNDDSSVHGYLVQDPVPDQIDYREVIRRIDPGKDVDGFHPENVGRLVAGDARFKPCTPHGVQKLLAAADVDPAGKDVTIVGRSRIVGKPLANLLMQKSSGGNATVTVCHSRTRNLAEKTRRADIVVAAVGAPELVDGSMLSADTTVIDVGVNRVDADTEKGYELVGDVEFDSAKEKASAITPVPGGVGPMTRAMLLYNTVKAASQQEGIDVELP, encoded by the coding sequence ATGACGAACGTCATCGACGGAGACGCCGTCGCCGACGGAATTCGGACCGACCTCGAAGAGTGTATCGACACGCTCGAAGACGCTGGCGTCACGCCCGGACTCGCAACAGTTTTAGTGGGCGACGACCCCGCGAGCGAGACCTACGTCTCGATGAAACAGCGCGACTGCGAGGAGGTGGGGATGAACGGCGTCCACGTCGAACTCGACGGCGACGCCGCGCCAGAGGAACTGTACGACACCATCGCGGACCTCAACGACGATTCGAGTGTTCACGGTTATCTCGTCCAGGACCCGGTGCCCGACCAGATCGACTATCGGGAGGTCATCCGGCGCATCGATCCAGGAAAGGACGTCGACGGCTTTCATCCCGAGAACGTCGGCCGACTCGTCGCGGGCGACGCTCGATTCAAGCCCTGCACGCCTCACGGCGTCCAGAAACTCCTCGCCGCGGCCGACGTCGATCCCGCGGGCAAGGACGTCACCATCGTCGGGCGCTCGCGCATCGTCGGCAAACCGCTCGCCAACCTCCTCATGCAGAAATCATCGGGTGGCAACGCCACCGTCACGGTCTGTCACTCTCGAACTCGAAATCTCGCCGAGAAGACCCGGCGCGCGGACATCGTGGTTGCGGCGGTCGGTGCACCCGAACTGGTCGACGGATCGATGCTCTCGGCGGACACGACGGTCATCGACGTCGGTGTCAATCGTGTCGATGCCGACACCGAGAAGGGATACGAATTAGTTGGCGACGTCGAGTTCGACTCGGCGAAGGAGAAGGCGAGCGCCATCACGCCCGTGCCGGGCGGTGTTGGCCCGATGACGCGCGCAATGCTCCTCTACAATACCGTGAAGGCCGCGAGCCAGCAGGAAGGAATCGACGTCGAACTGCCGTGA
- a CDS encoding SDR family NAD(P)-dependent oxidoreductase yields MADSTSLSGFEDVVAIVTGASSGIGRASAERFAREGASVVVADVDREGGEETVERIENDGGEATFVDVDVSDESSVEAMVAETVDRYGGLDVAHNNAGISPSYVPTADVSVEDWQQVIDVNLTGVWQCLKAELPAMVESGGGAIVNTASIGGLVASGSAPYTGSKHGVVGLTKTAAVEYGGQGVRVNAVCPGVVETPMQRRASGDSTEAVDAVIDAQALDWMADPAEIANAATWLCSEEASFVTGHPLAVDGGLVAQ; encoded by the coding sequence ATGGCAGACAGTACCAGTTTGAGTGGATTCGAGGACGTAGTCGCGATCGTGACCGGCGCGAGTTCGGGCATCGGCCGTGCGTCGGCCGAGCGGTTCGCCCGCGAGGGCGCGAGCGTGGTCGTCGCCGACGTCGACCGCGAGGGCGGTGAGGAGACCGTCGAGCGCATCGAAAACGACGGCGGCGAGGCGACGTTCGTCGACGTCGACGTCTCCGACGAGTCGTCGGTCGAGGCGATGGTCGCAGAGACCGTCGATAGGTATGGGGGTCTCGACGTCGCCCACAACAACGCCGGCATCAGCCCGTCGTACGTGCCGACGGCCGACGTCTCGGTCGAGGATTGGCAGCAGGTCATCGACGTCAACCTCACGGGTGTCTGGCAGTGTCTCAAGGCCGAACTCCCCGCGATGGTCGAGAGCGGCGGCGGTGCGATCGTCAACACCGCCTCGATCGGCGGGCTCGTCGCCAGCGGCAGCGCACCCTACACCGGCAGCAAACACGGCGTCGTCGGACTCACGAAGACTGCTGCGGTCGAATACGGTGGCCAGGGCGTTCGCGTCAACGCCGTCTGCCCGGGCGTCGTCGAGACACCGATGCAACGGCGCGCGAGCGGTGACTCGACCGAGGCCGTCGACGCCGTCATCGACGCGCAGGCACTCGATTGGATGGCCGATCCCGCGGAGATCGCCAACGCCGCCACGTGGCTCTGTTCCGAGGAAGCCTCGTTCGTGACGGGCCACCCCCTCGCGGTCGACGGCGGACTGGTCGCCCAGTAG
- a CDS encoding TrkH family potassium uptake protein, with protein MRRALTVASVPTDLATIARDIGSLLSMESALMGGSALVGLVFGEYTVAFAFFLAALATLAVGGTARRAFAAAPAPQTKHGMVIAAAGWLLTALFGALPFFLSAHLLSPAAAAAYVPEGANYAASSLQYFTNPLHAVFESMSGWTGSGLTMAVHEPSLPRALLWWRSLMQWVGGVGVIVLTVSILSRPGSGSYTLYRSEAREERIHPSIVSTVRTVWKIFLSYTAVAVLVLFGALLVSESLSISEAAWQALNHAMTALSTGGFSVTDNSIATYDSPLIETVLLPIMTLGAIAFPIHYAVLKDRDLHALFRDLQTRWLFVLFGVGIVVLTLQNLRTFAPALSLRDSAFQFVSALTCTGFQSSPIGRWSAGGKLVVSGAMVLGGAAGSTVGGIKIIRGYTIARGIRWQFSRVFLPASAVVTARIGDRRLDREGMEREFSEAAIVSLLWLIVLVAGSLVLTDIAGPTFGYADALFEVASAQGNVGLSTGITGPAMSPLAEGMLVVNMWIGRLEIIPVLVFARSMLYGLDP; from the coding sequence ATGCGCCGTGCCCTCACCGTCGCCAGCGTTCCCACCGATCTCGCGACCATCGCCCGCGACATCGGGTCGCTGCTCTCGATGGAGTCGGCACTCATGGGTGGCTCCGCGCTGGTCGGGCTCGTGTTCGGCGAGTACACCGTCGCGTTCGCGTTCTTCCTCGCGGCGCTGGCGACGCTCGCGGTCGGCGGGACCGCCAGACGGGCCTTCGCCGCCGCGCCCGCCCCACAGACCAAACACGGGATGGTCATCGCCGCCGCCGGCTGGCTGCTCACGGCGCTGTTCGGCGCGCTGCCCTTCTTCCTCTCGGCACACCTGCTCTCGCCGGCCGCCGCGGCGGCCTACGTCCCCGAGGGGGCGAACTACGCCGCGTCGAGCCTCCAGTATTTCACCAACCCGCTGCACGCCGTCTTCGAGTCGATGTCGGGCTGGACCGGCAGCGGGCTGACGATGGCCGTCCACGAGCCGTCGCTGCCGCGTGCGCTGCTGTGGTGGCGCTCGCTCATGCAGTGGGTCGGCGGCGTCGGCGTCATCGTGCTCACGGTGTCGATCCTCTCGCGGCCCGGCAGCGGCAGCTACACGCTCTATCGCAGCGAGGCCCGCGAGGAGCGCATCCATCCGAGCATCGTCTCCACGGTGCGGACGGTGTGGAAGATATTTCTCAGCTACACCGCTGTCGCCGTGCTCGTCCTCTTCGGCGCGCTGCTCGTGAGCGAATCGCTTTCGATCTCCGAGGCGGCGTGGCAGGCGCTCAATCACGCGATGACCGCCCTCTCGACCGGCGGGTTCTCCGTGACGGACAACTCGATCGCGACCTACGACTCGCCGCTGATCGAGACCGTTCTCTTGCCCATCATGACACTCGGTGCCATCGCGTTTCCGATCCACTACGCCGTCCTCAAAGACCGCGACCTCCACGCACTGTTTCGGGACCTCCAGACGCGCTGGCTGTTCGTCCTGTTCGGCGTCGGCATCGTCGTGCTGACTCTCCAGAACCTTCGGACCTTCGCGCCGGCGCTCTCGCTGCGCGACTCGGCTTTCCAGTTCGTCAGCGCGCTCACCTGCACGGGCTTTCAGTCCTCGCCCATCGGGCGCTGGAGTGCGGGCGGAAAGCTCGTCGTCTCGGGTGCGATGGTGCTCGGCGGGGCGGCCGGCTCCACAGTAGGAGGCATCAAGATCATCCGTGGCTACACCATCGCCCGCGGCATCCGCTGGCAGTTCTCGCGGGTGTTCCTCCCCGCGAGCGCGGTCGTGACCGCCCGCATCGGTGACCGCCGGCTCGACAGGGAGGGGATGGAACGCGAGTTCAGCGAGGCGGCCATCGTGAGCCTGCTCTGGCTCATCGTGCTCGTCGCGGGCAGCCTCGTGCTCACCGACATCGCCGGCCCGACCTTTGGCTACGCCGACGCGCTGTTCGAGGTGGCGAGCGCACAGGGCAACGTCGGGCTCTCGACCGGCATCACCGGCCCGGCGATGTCGCCGCTCGCGGAGGGCATGCTCGTCGTCAACATGTGGATCGGACGGCTCGAAATCATCCCGGTGCTCGTGTTCGCCCGGTCGATGCTCTACGGCCTCGATCCGTGA